The Inquilinus sp. Marseille-Q2685 genome includes a window with the following:
- a CDS encoding P1 family peptidase, producing the protein MTARLARDFGLVCGTLPTGPLNAITDVPGVLVGHLSMHAGDVLTGVTAVLPHAGNLFRAKARAAVEVINGFGKSAGLMQVAELGTVETPILLTNTFAVGTCATALIRAAIAANPDIGRETGTVNPVVLECNDGYLSDIQALAVTETDALEAIKAASGGRVGQGSVGAGTGMSSFGFKGGIGTASRRVKLDRTHHHLGVLVLANFGRAGDLVLPDGRRPAPPSEPTPEKGSVIVVLATDVPLEHRQLHRVTKRCGAGLARLGAFWGHGSGDIALGFTTADPVDHDQKRDLVPIRALNEARIDRLFQAAAEATQEAVLNALCAAGPAVGRLGHSRPSLADWLEAEERT; encoded by the coding sequence GTGACGGCCCGTCTCGCCCGCGATTTCGGCCTGGTCTGCGGCACGCTGCCGACCGGGCCGCTGAACGCCATCACCGATGTGCCGGGCGTACTGGTCGGCCATCTCAGCATGCATGCCGGCGACGTGCTGACCGGCGTCACCGCCGTCCTGCCGCATGCCGGCAACCTGTTCCGGGCCAAGGCCCGCGCCGCGGTCGAGGTGATCAACGGCTTCGGCAAGAGCGCCGGGCTGATGCAGGTGGCAGAGCTGGGGACGGTCGAGACGCCGATCCTGCTGACCAACACCTTCGCCGTCGGCACCTGCGCCACGGCGCTGATCCGCGCCGCCATCGCGGCCAACCCCGACATCGGGCGCGAGACCGGCACGGTCAACCCGGTGGTGCTGGAATGCAATGACGGCTACCTGTCCGACATCCAGGCCCTGGCGGTGACCGAGACCGACGCGCTGGAGGCGATCAAGGCCGCCAGCGGCGGCCGCGTCGGCCAGGGCTCGGTCGGCGCCGGCACGGGGATGAGCAGCTTCGGCTTCAAGGGCGGCATCGGCACCGCCTCGCGCCGGGTCAAGCTCGACCGCACGCACCACCATCTCGGCGTGCTGGTTCTGGCCAATTTCGGCCGCGCCGGCGACCTGGTGCTGCCCGACGGCCGGCGCCCGGCCCCGCCCTCCGAGCCGACACCCGAGAAAGGTTCGGTGATCGTCGTCCTGGCGACCGACGTGCCGCTGGAGCACCGCCAGCTGCACCGCGTCACCAAGCGCTGCGGCGCCGGCCTGGCCCGGCTCGGCGCCTTCTGGGGGCACGGCAGCGGCGACATCGCCCTCGGCTTCACCACCGCCGATCCGGTGGACCACGACCAGAAGCGCGACCTGGTCCCGATCCGGGCGCTCAACGAGGCGCGCATCGACCGGCTGTTCCAGGCCGCGGCGGAAGCGACGCAGGAGGCGGTGCTGAACGCCCTCTGCGCCGCCGGGCCCGCCGTCGGCCGCCTGGGCCACAGCCGGCCCTCGCTCGCGGATTGGCTGGAGGCGGAGGAGCGGACATGA
- the mtnC gene encoding acireductone synthase produces MTLTFQTHPIDLILLDIEGTISSQRYVLDVLYPFARERIPVFVAKHPDHPVVQRALKETAERTGPGQDPVAALIDWQDADQKVPPLKMLQGLVWEEGYKEGAFKGHIYDDAHAALEGWYKAGVPMHIFSSGSVKAQVEFFQNSNRGDLRPYFGRHYDTDIGAKVEPDSYRKIAADLGAAPERILFLTDNPREVAAARQAGVHVVQVIRDESVKPDEAGAPIVAEFDQLRELVAFG; encoded by the coding sequence ATGACCCTGACCTTCCAGACCCACCCGATCGACCTGATCCTGCTCGACATCGAGGGGACGATCAGCTCGCAGCGCTATGTGCTGGACGTGCTGTACCCCTTCGCGCGGGAGCGCATTCCGGTCTTCGTCGCCAAGCACCCGGACCATCCGGTGGTGCAGCGCGCGCTGAAGGAGACGGCAGAGCGGACCGGGCCCGGCCAGGACCCGGTCGCCGCGCTGATCGACTGGCAGGACGCCGACCAGAAGGTGCCGCCGCTGAAGATGCTGCAGGGGCTGGTCTGGGAGGAGGGCTACAAGGAAGGCGCCTTCAAGGGCCATATCTACGACGACGCCCATGCGGCGCTGGAGGGCTGGTACAAGGCCGGCGTGCCGATGCACATCTTCTCCTCCGGCTCGGTCAAGGCGCAGGTCGAGTTCTTCCAGAACTCCAACCGCGGCGACCTGCGGCCCTATTTCGGCCGGCATTACGACACCGATATCGGCGCCAAGGTGGAACCCGACTCCTACCGGAAGATCGCGGCCGATCTGGGGGCCGCGCCCGAGCGCATCCTGTTCCTGACCGACAATCCGCGCGAAGTCGCGGCGGCGCGCCAGGCCGGCGTGCATGTGGTCCAGGTCATCCGCGACGAGTCGGTAAAGCCGGACGAGGCGGGCGCGCCGATCGTGGCGGAGTTCGACCAGCTGCGCGAGCTGGTGGCGTTCGGCTGA
- a CDS encoding Crp/Fnr family transcriptional regulator: MGYTAHYAPDQIGNNLLRALRAEDWEILRPMLEEWSAPTGTILHHPGDTVRCAYFPRGSSLISYLVVLQDGRAIETALVGREGAIGGIVSPGRLPAPARAGGQLGGALFPAELHHLEQAKSRSQTLRHLFARYADCMMAQVFQSVACNAAHSIEQRTAKWLLAAIERTGSPDVALTQEQLSATLGVGRTYLSRIIHDLRERGVIETRRGRIGVRDVDGLRALACECNAAVSSHFDDVLQGVYPSEFAFGK; this comes from the coding sequence ATGGGGTACACAGCGCACTACGCGCCCGACCAGATCGGCAACAACCTGCTGCGCGCCCTCAGGGCCGAAGACTGGGAGATCCTGAGGCCGATGCTGGAGGAGTGGTCGGCGCCGACCGGCACGATCCTGCACCATCCGGGCGATACGGTCCGCTGCGCCTATTTCCCACGGGGATCGAGCCTGATCTCCTATCTGGTCGTGCTTCAGGACGGCCGGGCCATCGAGACGGCCCTGGTCGGCCGGGAAGGGGCCATCGGCGGGATCGTCAGCCCGGGGCGCCTCCCGGCCCCTGCCCGGGCGGGGGGGCAGCTCGGAGGGGCCCTCTTCCCGGCCGAGCTGCATCATCTGGAGCAGGCGAAGAGCCGGTCGCAGACGCTGCGGCACCTGTTCGCGCGCTATGCCGACTGCATGATGGCGCAGGTGTTCCAGTCGGTCGCCTGCAACGCCGCCCATTCGATCGAGCAGCGCACGGCGAAATGGTTGCTGGCCGCGATCGAGCGCACCGGTTCCCCCGATGTGGCGCTGACGCAGGAGCAGCTGTCCGCCACCCTCGGCGTCGGCCGCACCTATCTCAGCCGGATCATCCACGACCTGCGCGAGCGCGGCGTGATCGAGACGCGGCGGGGCCGCATCGGGGTCCGCGACGTGGACGGGCTGCGCGCCCTCGCCTGCGAATGCAACGCCGCCGTCAGCAGCCACTTCGACGACGTGCTGCAGGGTGTCTACCCGTCCGAATTCGCCTTCGGGAAATGA
- a CDS encoding nitrogen regulation protein NR(II) translates to MTGPFTPAMRAAEITDLRDDRRLAGLSEPSFRLLIENTADGVLVVDLAGTVLYANPAAAEIFGHPRDGLLHVPLGRPVASGETTEITVHRPGRGPAEVQMRVVEVTWDGGPALLASLRDVSAQRAREERRRQSQKLEAIGRLTAGIVHDFNNLLTVIQAGLRLLEKQIARDPAGPQIQEIIEELSRRIQNGGALTHQLLAFSRRQPLTPEPVDLNQRIEALTTILERSLGSGIAIRRGLVPALGPVLIDVNQLDVAILNLAVNARDAMAGRGTLTIETSDAPEAIEDVPGIAATHVRVTVGDTGCGMSREVLAHVFEPFFTTKAEGEGTGLGLSQVHGFVAQSGGHIRIDSEVGRGTRVHLFLPRASSWTGEPEDDARQPAG, encoded by the coding sequence ATGACGGGCCCGTTCACCCCGGCCATGCGGGCGGCGGAGATCACCGACCTGCGGGACGACCGGCGGCTCGCCGGCCTCAGCGAGCCGAGCTTCCGGCTGCTGATCGAGAACACGGCCGACGGCGTGCTCGTCGTCGACCTCGCCGGCACCGTGCTCTACGCCAACCCGGCCGCGGCCGAGATCTTCGGGCATCCGCGCGACGGGCTGCTGCATGTGCCGCTGGGCCGGCCGGTGGCGTCGGGCGAGACCACGGAGATCACGGTCCACCGTCCCGGCCGCGGCCCGGCCGAGGTCCAGATGCGGGTGGTCGAGGTCACCTGGGACGGCGGCCCGGCGCTGCTGGCCAGCCTGCGCGACGTGTCGGCCCAGCGGGCGCGGGAGGAACGCCGCCGCCAGTCGCAGAAGCTCGAGGCCATCGGCCGGCTGACGGCCGGGATCGTCCATGATTTCAACAACCTGCTCACCGTCATCCAGGCCGGGCTGCGGCTCCTGGAGAAACAGATCGCGCGCGACCCGGCCGGCCCGCAGATCCAGGAGATCATCGAGGAGCTGTCGCGCCGGATCCAGAACGGCGGCGCGCTGACCCACCAGCTGCTGGCCTTCTCCCGCCGGCAGCCGCTGACGCCCGAGCCGGTCGACCTCAACCAGCGGATCGAGGCGTTGACCACCATCCTCGAACGGTCGCTCGGCAGCGGCATCGCCATCCGCCGCGGCCTCGTCCCGGCGCTGGGCCCGGTCCTGATCGACGTCAACCAGCTCGATGTCGCCATCCTCAACCTCGCGGTGAACGCCCGGGACGCCATGGCCGGCCGCGGCACGCTGACGATCGAGACCAGCGACGCCCCCGAGGCGATCGAGGACGTGCCGGGGATCGCCGCCACCCATGTCCGGGTGACGGTCGGCGACACCGGCTGCGGCATGAGCCGGGAGGTCCTCGCCCACGTGTTCGAGCCGTTCTTCACGACCAAGGCCGAAGGCGAAGGCACCGGCCTCGGTCTCAGCCAGGTCCACGGCTTCGTCGCCCAGTCGGGCGGGCACATCCGCATCGACAGCGAGGTCGGCCGCGGCACGCGCGTGCACCTGTTCCTGCCCCGGGCCTCATCCTGGACCGGCGAGCCGGAAGATGATGCAAGGCAGCCGGCCGGCTGA
- a CDS encoding Xaa-Pro peptidase family protein has product MAVDTGKRLAALRGKMREAGVDLVALGPGSHMQWAAGFHPHADERPCLLLIGPEREAFLMPVLNAEGSREETAIAFHTWDDADGPDAALAAALADVGATNAAHVVLDETMRADFALLLLGVLPGARHSFTDSTIGALRMRKDAAEFAKLKMNAGIADRAMQAAFAAARPGMTELELAAVIKAHFSSEGASPAFWIVGGGGNGAFPHHQTGGRRLEEGDAVVVDIGGRKGGFPSDITRMVAIGRPPEGYGQIHTIVEKAVQAALKAAKPGVMAKEVDAAARKVIADAGYGEYFVHRTGHGMGIDGHEPPYITATSETVLEEGMVFSIEPGIYLPGRFGIRLEEIVILREDGPEILSALPRDLHVARV; this is encoded by the coding sequence ATGGCGGTCGATACGGGGAAGCGGCTGGCGGCGCTGCGCGGAAAGATGCGGGAGGCGGGCGTGGACCTCGTCGCGCTCGGGCCCGGCTCGCACATGCAATGGGCGGCCGGCTTCCACCCGCATGCCGATGAGCGGCCCTGCCTGCTGCTGATCGGGCCGGAGCGCGAGGCGTTCCTGATGCCGGTGCTGAACGCCGAAGGCTCGCGCGAGGAGACGGCGATCGCCTTCCACACCTGGGACGACGCCGACGGGCCGGACGCGGCGCTGGCGGCGGCCCTCGCCGATGTGGGCGCGACCAATGCGGCGCATGTGGTGCTGGACGAGACGATGCGGGCCGATTTCGCCCTGCTGCTGCTCGGGGTGCTGCCGGGCGCGCGGCACAGCTTCACCGACAGCACCATCGGCGCGCTGCGCATGCGCAAGGACGCGGCCGAATTCGCCAAACTGAAGATGAATGCCGGCATCGCCGACCGCGCCATGCAGGCGGCCTTCGCCGCGGCCAGGCCGGGCATGACCGAGCTGGAGCTGGCGGCGGTGATCAAGGCGCACTTCAGCTCGGAAGGCGCCTCGCCGGCCTTCTGGATCGTCGGCGGCGGCGGCAACGGCGCCTTCCCGCACCACCAGACCGGCGGGCGCCGGCTGGAAGAGGGCGACGCCGTGGTCGTCGACATCGGCGGCCGCAAGGGCGGCTTTCCCAGCGACATCACCCGCATGGTCGCGATCGGCCGCCCGCCGGAGGGCTATGGCCAGATCCACACCATCGTCGAGAAGGCGGTGCAGGCGGCGTTGAAGGCGGCGAAGCCCGGCGTGATGGCGAAGGAGGTCGACGCCGCCGCCCGGAAGGTCATCGCCGACGCCGGCTACGGCGAATACTTCGTCCACCGCACCGGTCACGGCATGGGCATCGACGGCCACGAGCCGCCCTACATCACCGCCACCTCCGAGACGGTGCTGGAGGAGGGCATGGTGTTCTCGATCGAGCCCGGCATTTACCTCCCGGGCCGCTTCGGGATCCGGCTCGAGGAGATCGTGATCCTGCGCGAGGACGGGCCGGAGATCCTGTCCGCGCTGCCGCGCGACCTGCACGTGGCGCGGGTCTGA
- a CDS encoding circadian clock KaiB family protein, whose protein sequence is MTPQPPPVLGPIPLLRLYVAGQTPGARRALEGRQRLIDAMGGQVEIEIVDILADGPAAEAAGILATPTLSDESSRPPRRLIGDLGDVDQVLDFFGLKRRI, encoded by the coding sequence ATGACACCACAGCCGCCGCCCGTCCTGGGACCGATCCCGCTTCTGCGGCTCTACGTGGCCGGGCAGACGCCCGGCGCCCGGCGCGCTCTGGAGGGACGGCAGCGCCTGATCGACGCCATGGGCGGGCAGGTCGAGATCGAGATCGTGGACATCCTGGCGGACGGCCCGGCCGCCGAGGCGGCGGGCATCCTGGCGACCCCGACCCTTTCGGACGAGTCCAGCCGCCCGCCGCGGCGCCTGATCGGCGACCTCGGCGACGTCGACCAGGTCCTCGATTTCTTTGGCCTGAAGAGAAGGATCTAG
- a CDS encoding isoaspartyl peptidase/L-asparaginase family protein — protein sequence MTDPSRAVLAIHGGAGTIRRESLTPEREEAYHQGLRAALRAGYLVLAAGGSALDAVTAAVMALEEDPLFNAGRGAVFTSAGENEMDAAVMDGRDRRAGAIAGICGPRHPVLAARAVMERTEHVFLAGEGARRFCREAGLEHMDPSWFRTERRWQALQEELERRRQALPDDGDPARKHGTVGAVACDAAGNLAAATSTGGMTGKTPGRVGDSPVIGAGTWADNATCAVSATGHGEFFIRYAAGHEIDARMRWAGQGLAQAAEDVVQTLLGPVGGSGGLIAVDAQGHVALPFNCEGMYRGVVGADGALRTAIHREALRVEAV from the coding sequence ATGACCGACCCATCCCGCGCCGTCCTGGCGATCCATGGCGGCGCCGGCACCATCCGCCGCGAGTCGCTGACTCCGGAGCGGGAGGAGGCCTATCACCAGGGGCTGCGCGCCGCGCTCCGCGCTGGCTACCTCGTCCTGGCGGCCGGCGGCTCGGCGCTCGACGCCGTCACCGCCGCGGTGATGGCGCTGGAGGAGGACCCGCTGTTCAACGCCGGCCGCGGCGCCGTCTTCACCAGCGCCGGCGAGAACGAGATGGATGCGGCGGTGATGGACGGGCGCGACCGGCGCGCCGGCGCCATCGCCGGCATCTGCGGCCCGCGCCACCCGGTCCTCGCCGCCCGCGCGGTGATGGAGCGGACCGAGCACGTCTTCCTGGCCGGCGAGGGGGCGCGCCGCTTCTGCCGCGAGGCCGGGCTGGAGCATATGGACCCGTCCTGGTTCCGCACCGAGCGGCGCTGGCAGGCGCTGCAGGAGGAACTGGAGCGTCGCCGCCAGGCCCTGCCGGACGACGGCGACCCGGCGCGGAAGCATGGCACGGTCGGCGCCGTGGCCTGCGACGCCGCCGGCAACCTCGCCGCCGCCACCTCGACCGGCGGCATGACCGGCAAGACTCCGGGCCGGGTCGGCGACAGCCCGGTGATCGGTGCCGGCACCTGGGCCGACAACGCCACCTGCGCCGTCTCCGCCACCGGCCATGGCGAGTTCTTCATCCGCTACGCCGCGGGGCACGAGATCGACGCCCGCATGCGCTGGGCCGGGCAGGGGCTGGCGCAGGCGGCCGAGGACGTGGTGCAGACGCTTCTCGGCCCTGTCGGCGGCTCCGGCGGGCTGATCGCGGTCGATGCGCAGGGGCATGTCGCGCTGCCCTTCAACTGCGAGGGCATGTATCGCGGCGTGGTCGGGGCCGACGGCGCCCTGCGCACCGCGATCCACCGCGAGGCCCTCCGGGTGGAAGCGGTCTAG
- the mtnK gene encoding S-methyl-5-thioribose kinase — translation MTIRPLDVPAARAYLAAHPDLAAVLGGDPENWDIREASDGFLNVVFLVRGPAGGLCLKQALPWVRHAGESWPLPDNRAFFEQSYLAIVGPLAEGALPKLYHYDPGRQILAMELLTPHETLRYALIEGRRFPRVSADIGAFVARACYRTSPFHQPLERVREWQARFAAGVELQRITLDLIFQDAYRDNPRSSWTSPQLDDLAYGFREDVPLKRAAGRLAWRFLTVGQALIHSDLHTAAIMVTETDTKVIDPEFALYGPIGFDLGAYLANILISHLTQPGHAGPGDDRAAMAEWLLEQPALLWDSFSRTFRRLWETGGGGDAWHDDLFPKPASAALLRPDYEALEAEIFADMVGFAALKMIRRVFSYAHVADFLRIADPDRRAACERRTVLLARRMLTEPERFRTTADIVAATRAA, via the coding sequence GTGACTATCCGCCCGCTGGACGTCCCGGCCGCCCGCGCCTATCTCGCCGCCCATCCGGACCTCGCGGCGGTCCTCGGCGGCGACCCGGAGAACTGGGACATCCGCGAGGCCAGCGACGGGTTCCTCAACGTCGTCTTCCTGGTGCGCGGTCCGGCCGGGGGCCTGTGCCTGAAGCAGGCCCTGCCCTGGGTGCGCCATGCCGGCGAGAGCTGGCCGCTGCCGGACAACCGGGCCTTCTTCGAGCAGTCCTACCTCGCCATCGTCGGCCCGCTGGCTGAAGGCGCGCTGCCGAAGCTGTATCACTACGATCCCGGCCGGCAGATCCTGGCGATGGAGCTGCTGACGCCGCACGAGACGCTGCGCTACGCCCTGATCGAGGGCAGGCGCTTCCCCCGCGTCTCGGCCGATATCGGCGCCTTCGTCGCCCGCGCCTGCTACCGCACCTCGCCCTTCCATCAGCCGCTGGAGCGGGTGCGGGAGTGGCAGGCCCGCTTCGCCGCCGGGGTGGAGCTGCAGCGCATCACGCTCGACCTGATCTTCCAGGACGCCTACCGCGACAACCCGCGCAGCTCCTGGACCAGCCCGCAGTTGGACGACCTCGCCTACGGCTTTCGCGAGGACGTGCCTCTCAAGCGCGCCGCCGGCCGCCTGGCCTGGCGCTTCCTGACCGTGGGCCAGGCGCTGATCCATTCCGACCTGCACACCGCGGCGATCATGGTGACCGAGACGGACACCAAGGTGATCGACCCGGAATTCGCCCTCTACGGCCCGATCGGCTTCGACCTCGGCGCCTATCTCGCCAACATCCTGATCAGCCATCTGACGCAGCCGGGCCATGCCGGGCCGGGCGACGACCGCGCCGCCATGGCCGAATGGCTGCTGGAACAGCCGGCGCTGCTGTGGGACAGCTTCAGCCGCACCTTCCGCCGGCTGTGGGAGACCGGAGGCGGCGGCGACGCCTGGCACGACGACCTGTTCCCCAAGCCCGCTTCGGCCGCCCTGCTGCGGCCGGACTACGAGGCGCTGGAGGCAGAGATCTTCGCCGACATGGTGGGATTCGCCGCGCTGAAGATGATCCGCCGGGTGTTCAGCTACGCCCATGTTGCCGACTTCCTGCGGATCGCCGACCCGGACCGCCGGGCCGCCTGCGAGCGCCGCACCGTGCTGCTGGCCCGGCGCATGCTGACGGAGCCCGAGCGCTTCCGGACGACAGCCGATATCGTGGCGGCGACTCGCGCGGCCTGA
- a CDS encoding alpha-ketoglutarate-dependent dioxygenase AlkB, whose amino-acid sequence MTRSPRAPISDDREQRRRPALQPDLFGPPPLAGLATVEDIVTPEEERRLTAAIDAAGLSPFRYQGWEGRRLTATFGWRYDFDDGSFRPAEPIPGWLLPLRGKAARFAGLDAAELAQALLIRYDPGAGIGWHRDRPVFEHVVGVSLGATATMRFRRRRPEGGFDRISLPLPPRSAYHLSGEARHEWEHSIPEMAATRWSVTFRSLSGRRR is encoded by the coding sequence ATGACGCGGAGCCCGCGGGCCCCCATATCGGATGACCGGGAGCAACGACGGAGACCTGCCCTGCAGCCCGACCTGTTCGGCCCGCCGCCGCTCGCCGGCCTGGCCACCGTCGAGGACATCGTCACGCCGGAGGAGGAGCGGCGGCTGACCGCGGCGATCGACGCGGCGGGGCTGTCGCCCTTCCGCTATCAGGGCTGGGAAGGCCGGCGCCTGACCGCCACCTTCGGCTGGCGCTACGATTTCGACGACGGCAGCTTCCGGCCGGCAGAGCCGATCCCGGGCTGGCTGCTGCCGCTGCGGGGGAAGGCGGCCCGCTTTGCCGGGCTCGACGCGGCGGAGCTCGCCCAGGCGTTGCTGATCCGCTACGACCCCGGCGCCGGCATCGGCTGGCACCGGGACCGGCCGGTGTTCGAGCACGTGGTCGGCGTGTCACTCGGCGCCACGGCGACGATGCGCTTCCGGCGCCGAAGGCCGGAGGGAGGCTTCGACCGCATCTCCCTGCCGCTGCCGCCGCGCTCCGCCTACCACCTGTCCGGGGAGGCGCGGCACGAATGGGAGCACAGCATCCCGGAGATGGCGGCGACGCGCTGGTCGGTCACCTTCCGCAGCCTGTCGGGCCGGCGGCGCTGA
- a CDS encoding M55 family metallopeptidase, with product MRIYISSDIEGVAGVVSPQQGQPGSGEYERARRLMTEEVNAAIEGALEGGATGILVNDAHGPMTNLLPELLHPAAELIQGKPKPLNMFAGLDAGHAAVLCLGYHARASEQGVLAHTTNGFAFRAVRLNGRPLGEAGIYGAYAGSLGVPVAMVSGDDRCVAELREHFPEAEFVQTKQALGNRAARSLPLPAARAALREAAARAVRRAGSIPPFRIDGPYMLELEMGGPALADLAATLPPAERRDGVTVALPAGSVADAIRWMNAVSAMTAFLR from the coding sequence ATGAGGATCTACATCTCGTCGGATATCGAGGGTGTGGCCGGCGTGGTCTCGCCGCAGCAGGGCCAGCCGGGCAGCGGCGAGTACGAGCGCGCCCGGCGGCTGATGACCGAGGAGGTCAACGCCGCGATCGAGGGCGCGCTGGAGGGCGGCGCCACCGGGATCCTGGTCAACGACGCTCACGGCCCGATGACCAACCTGCTGCCGGAGCTGCTGCACCCGGCGGCGGAGCTGATCCAGGGCAAGCCGAAGCCGCTCAACATGTTCGCCGGGCTCGATGCCGGCCATGCGGCGGTGCTCTGCCTCGGCTACCACGCCCGGGCGTCGGAGCAGGGCGTGCTGGCCCACACCACCAACGGCTTCGCCTTCCGCGCCGTGCGCCTGAACGGCCGGCCGCTGGGCGAGGCCGGGATCTACGGCGCCTATGCCGGCAGCCTGGGCGTGCCGGTGGCCATGGTCTCCGGCGACGACCGTTGCGTCGCCGAGCTGCGCGAGCATTTCCCCGAGGCCGAGTTCGTCCAGACCAAGCAGGCGCTAGGCAACCGCGCCGCCCGGTCGCTGCCGCTGCCGGCCGCCCGCGCGGCCCTGCGCGAAGCGGCGGCCCGCGCCGTCCGCCGCGCCGGCTCGATCCCGCCCTTCCGCATCGACGGGCCGTACATGCTGGAGCTGGAGATGGGCGGCCCGGCCCTGGCCGACCTCGCCGCCACCCTGCCGCCGGCCGAACGCCGCGACGGCGTCACCGTGGCCCTGCCGGCCGGCAGCGTCGCCGACGCCATCCGCTGGATGAACGCCGTGTCCGCCATGACCGCCTTCTTGCGCTGA
- the kaiC gene encoding circadian clock protein KaiC translates to MVSEEETDLDPVLGRVRTGIEAFDDLVMGGLPRGRMTIVGGTPGSGKTVFATQFLAHGIADLGEAGVFVTFEESPTEIAVNMASFGWDIGRWRAAGKLAFVDASPRDRDEVVLGEFDLSGLLARILHAVETVDAKRIVLDSLTQLFDHFIADQSVVRRELLRIASALKQRGLTVLMTAERNSEYGEISRHRIEEFVADNVVILRNSLDRERRRRTIEVLKMRGSRHVEGEVPITLLEQKGMVAVPLSSLRLEQESSTKRVTSGNEELDRMCGGGFFRDSVTLVSGATGTGKTLLVTNFLAGGVAAGERALLVGYEESRGQLFRNARGWGVDFEAMEANGRLKIVCLYPEAQGLPDHLLMIRQLVEEFKPDRIAVDSLSALERIAPETGFREFLISLTSFIKKREIAGLCTATNKSLVGGQSASEQHISTLTDSIILLRYIQEADLMNRGLMVLKMRGSEHDKHVRRFAIDGAGMHLGEPFGGAPDVFGDSSLATPVRS, encoded by the coding sequence ATGGTTTCGGAGGAGGAGACCGACCTCGACCCTGTGCTCGGTCGCGTGAGGACGGGCATCGAGGCGTTCGACGACCTGGTGATGGGCGGGCTGCCGCGTGGCCGGATGACGATCGTCGGCGGCACGCCCGGCAGCGGCAAGACCGTGTTCGCGACCCAGTTCCTGGCCCATGGCATCGCCGATCTCGGCGAGGCGGGGGTGTTCGTGACCTTCGAGGAATCGCCGACGGAGATCGCGGTGAACATGGCCAGCTTCGGCTGGGACATCGGCCGCTGGCGCGCTGCCGGCAAGCTGGCCTTCGTCGACGCCAGCCCGCGCGACCGCGACGAGGTGGTGCTGGGCGAGTTCGACCTGTCGGGCCTCCTGGCCCGCATCCTGCACGCGGTCGAGACGGTGGACGCCAAGCGCATCGTGCTCGACTCCCTGACCCAGCTGTTCGACCATTTCATCGCCGACCAGTCGGTGGTGCGGCGCGAGCTGCTGCGCATCGCGTCGGCGCTGAAGCAGCGGGGCCTGACGGTGCTGATGACCGCGGAGCGCAACAGCGAATACGGCGAGATCTCGCGCCACCGGATCGAGGAGTTCGTGGCCGACAACGTCGTCATCCTGCGCAACTCCCTCGACCGCGAGCGCCGCCGGCGCACCATCGAGGTGCTGAAGATGCGCGGCAGCCGTCATGTCGAAGGCGAGGTGCCGATCACCCTGCTCGAGCAGAAGGGGATGGTCGCCGTTCCGCTGTCCTCGCTGCGGCTCGAGCAGGAATCGAGCACCAAGCGCGTGACCAGCGGCAACGAGGAGCTGGACCGGATGTGCGGCGGCGGCTTCTTCCGCGACAGCGTGACCCTTGTCAGCGGCGCCACCGGCACCGGCAAGACCCTTCTGGTCACCAACTTCCTCGCCGGCGGCGTGGCGGCGGGGGAGCGCGCGCTCCTGGTCGGCTACGAGGAAAGCCGCGGCCAGCTGTTCCGCAACGCCCGCGGCTGGGGCGTCGATTTCGAGGCGATGGAGGCCAACGGCCGGCTGAAGATCGTCTGCCTCTATCCCGAGGCCCAGGGACTGCCGGACCACCTGCTGATGATCCGCCAGCTGGTCGAGGAGTTCAAACCCGACCGGATCGCGGTCGACAGCCTCTCGGCGCTGGAGCGCATCGCCCCGGAGACCGGGTTCCGCGAATTCCTGATCAGCCTGACCTCCTTCATCAAGAAGCGCGAGATCGCCGGGCTGTGCACCGCCACCAACAAATCGCTGGTCGGTGGCCAGAGCGCCAGCGAGCAGCACATCTCGACCCTGACCGATTCGATCATCCTGCTCCGCTACATCCAGGAGGCCGACCTGATGAATCGCGGCCTGATGGTGCTGAAGATGCGCGGCAGCGAGCACGACAAGCACGTCCGCCGCTTCGCCATCGACGGCGCCGGCATGCATCTCGGGGAGCCGTTCGGCGGCGCGCCCGACGTCTTCGGCGACTCCTCGCTGGCGACACCCGTCCGCTCATGA